A genomic segment from Candidatus Hydrogenedentota bacterium encodes:
- a CDS encoding AAC(3)-I family aminoglycoside N-acetyltransferase, with the protein MSAQPIEIRQLTPDDLNLMNASLDLFGEAFDEPDTYGDARPGPAYMARLLGSEFFIALAALDGDRVVGALAAYELPKFEQARSEIYIYDLAVAATHRRRGIATALINALRDIAAARGAWVIFVQADRGDDPAIALYTKLGAREDVLHFDISVPKPGEAG; encoded by the coding sequence ATGTCCGCCCAGCCCATCGAAATCCGCCAGCTCACCCCCGACGACCTGAACCTGATGAACGCGTCCCTCGACCTGTTTGGCGAGGCCTTCGACGAGCCCGACACCTACGGCGACGCGCGCCCCGGCCCGGCGTATATGGCGCGCCTCCTCGGCAGTGAGTTTTTCATCGCGCTCGCCGCGCTGGATGGCGATCGGGTGGTCGGCGCGCTGGCGGCCTATGAGCTTCCGAAGTTTGAGCAGGCGCGGAGCGAGATCTATATCTACGACCTCGCGGTGGCCGCAACGCACCGCCGCCGGGGCATCGCCACGGCCCTGATCAACGCGCTGCGGGACATCGCCGCCGCGCGGGGGGCCTGGGTCATCTTCGTGCAGGCGGACCGCGGCGACGACCCCGCGATCGCGCTGTATACGAAGCTCGGCGCGCGCGAGGACGTGCTCCACTTCGATATCAGCGTCCCGAAACCGGGGGAGGCGGGCTGA
- a CDS encoding tetratricopeptide repeat protein: MRNTFQSTTWALLVLALCGCSATPAAGFETAPHWRQSEAPNEKARAIAHYLSAIIYAGQGKEAESIEEMARVPELDPGAVTPMEQLIRGYLREEKYDEALKVCEKAVAQRPDQAVLHIVLGQIYHQLGRLDDAMEAFNTAIRLEPDNVMGYGALVDLQESRNDLTAAVGVYERLIELSPESAGLYYQLALVLIRINDKEGAIEALRKTIELNPRLVRARYLLGVVHLEANQIEECIAQLRAYMQERPNDMDAVDNLAGAQARAGRFEQAIALFQRILSSNQVQPQHHIASMYLHLRAKRFDEVAALSPPEGAPYFEMLFRAIAQAERGEFPELLEKSIESTEGDLDTECGVYLNNLIYLFGQQDTGQWIYDAVSKLAERANSRVLHIIRARTLMAMENHADAVPVLDHVLANFTPDKWVHYYLAICHEELDHFEETERHLKAYLEFSPDEPDILNFLAYLYAEEGVKLDQAIDLLNRALAADPENPYYLDSLGWAFYKQGRAEEAVDHIQRAIYGMDKDDAILRDHLGDAYLLRGDVEAALGEWRRALRLDPKMPGLQEKLDRHQP, translated from the coding sequence ATGCGCAATACGTTTCAATCCACCACCTGGGCCCTGCTGGTCCTGGCGTTATGCGGTTGCTCGGCGACCCCGGCCGCGGGCTTCGAAACCGCGCCGCACTGGCGTCAATCCGAAGCGCCGAACGAAAAGGCGCGGGCCATAGCGCACTACCTGTCGGCCATTATCTACGCGGGCCAGGGCAAGGAGGCGGAATCCATTGAGGAGATGGCCCGGGTTCCCGAGTTGGATCCGGGCGCGGTCACGCCGATGGAGCAGCTGATCCGCGGCTACCTCCGGGAAGAGAAGTACGACGAAGCGCTGAAAGTATGCGAGAAGGCGGTGGCGCAGCGTCCGGATCAGGCGGTGCTCCATATCGTGCTGGGCCAGATCTACCACCAGCTCGGACGGCTCGACGACGCGATGGAGGCCTTCAACACCGCCATTCGCCTGGAGCCGGACAATGTCATGGGCTACGGCGCCCTGGTGGACTTGCAGGAGTCGCGAAACGACCTTACGGCGGCCGTGGGTGTCTACGAGCGGCTGATCGAACTGAGCCCGGAGTCGGCGGGGCTCTACTACCAGCTGGCGCTCGTCCTGATCCGGATCAACGACAAAGAGGGCGCCATTGAGGCGCTCCGCAAGACCATCGAGTTGAATCCGCGCCTTGTGCGGGCGCGTTATCTGCTCGGCGTGGTCCATCTGGAGGCGAACCAGATCGAGGAGTGCATCGCGCAGTTGCGCGCGTACATGCAGGAACGCCCGAACGACATGGACGCGGTGGACAATCTCGCCGGGGCGCAGGCGCGGGCGGGGCGCTTCGAGCAGGCCATTGCGCTCTTCCAGCGGATACTGAGCTCCAACCAGGTGCAGCCGCAACACCACATCGCCTCCATGTACCTGCATTTGCGCGCGAAACGCTTCGACGAGGTGGCGGCCCTTTCGCCGCCGGAGGGCGCGCCCTATTTCGAGATGCTCTTCCGGGCTATCGCCCAGGCCGAGCGCGGCGAATTTCCGGAACTGCTGGAAAAGTCCATCGAGAGCACGGAAGGGGATCTGGACACGGAATGCGGCGTCTACCTGAACAATCTGATTTACCTTTTCGGACAGCAGGACACGGGGCAATGGATCTATGACGCGGTCTCGAAGCTGGCGGAGAGGGCGAATTCGCGGGTGCTGCACATAATCCGCGCGCGGACGCTGATGGCGATGGAAAACCACGCGGACGCCGTGCCGGTGCTGGACCATGTGCTGGCGAACTTCACGCCCGACAAGTGGGTGCACTACTACCTGGCCATCTGCCACGAGGAACTGGATCACTTCGAGGAAACCGAGCGCCACCTGAAGGCGTACCTCGAATTCAGCCCCGACGAGCCCGACATCCTGAATTTCCTGGCCTATCTGTATGCCGAGGAGGGCGTGAAGCTGGACCAGGCCATCGACCTGCTGAACCGCGCGCTGGCCGCGGATCCGGAAAACCCCTACTACCTGGACAGTCTCGGCTGGGCCTTCTACAAGCAGGGGCGCGCCGAGGAGGCTGTCGATCACATCCAGCGGGCGATCTATGGCATGGACAAGGATGACGCGATCCTCCGCGATCACTTGGGGGACGCCTACCTGCTGCGGGGCGATGTCGAGGCCGCGCTCGGCGAGTGGCGGCGCGCGCTTCGCCTGGACCCGAAAATGCCGGGGCTTCAGGAGAAATTGGACCGGCACCAGCCCTGA
- a CDS encoding DUF3592 domain-containing protein, whose protein sequence is MGFHRHKIRRRLGPADGVLFLLALAAAGAMLAGPLAEPGTDWQRTIGDVTHVYTYQNASTADGRPFRMQVSYRYSAQGRDLAGTWDGEWPLAHSANALPPAEVHRVQPGYRVSVFYDPMKPDRSTLHTPGNIAPAWWLRLSIALSAAVVWYAYAVYPRWKAIT, encoded by the coding sequence ATGGGCTTTCACCGGCACAAGATCCGGCGGCGTTTGGGGCCGGCCGATGGGGTGTTGTTCCTGCTGGCGCTGGCGGCGGCAGGCGCGATGCTGGCGGGGCCGCTGGCCGAACCGGGAACGGACTGGCAGCGAACCATCGGGGACGTGACCCACGTCTACACCTACCAGAATGCGAGCACCGCGGACGGGCGCCCGTTCCGGATGCAGGTGAGCTACCGCTACAGCGCGCAGGGCCGCGATCTGGCCGGCACGTGGGACGGGGAGTGGCCCCTGGCGCACAGCGCCAACGCGCTGCCGCCCGCGGAGGTGCACCGCGTGCAGCCGGGGTACCGCGTGTCGGTGTTCTATGATCCCATGAAGCCCGACCGCAGCACGCTGCACACGCCGGGCAACATCGCCCCGGCCTGGTGGCTGCGGCTCTCGATAGCGCTGTCCGCCGCCGTCGTGTGGTACGCGTACGCCGTGTATCCGCGCTGGAAGGCCATTACCTGA
- the rplS gene encoding 50S ribosomal protein L19, with protein MSLLDQIGQKQMKAAADIPKFNVGDTVRVHFRIVEGEKERIQVFEGVVICRKNGEGPTATFTVRRVAFSEGVERVFPLHSPRVEKVEVTREGEVRRAKLYYLRERVGKAARVKAKQRSTAPQA; from the coding sequence ATGAGCCTGTTGGATCAGATCGGCCAGAAGCAGATGAAAGCCGCGGCGGACATCCCGAAGTTTAACGTGGGCGACACCGTTCGTGTCCACTTCCGGATTGTGGAAGGCGAAAAAGAGCGCATCCAGGTGTTTGAGGGCGTGGTGATTTGCCGGAAGAACGGCGAAGGCCCCACGGCGACCTTCACCGTGCGCCGCGTCGCCTTCAGCGAGGGCGTCGAGCGCGTGTTCCCGCTGCACTCCCCCCGCGTGGAGAAGGTGGAAGTTACCCGCGAGGGCGAGGTCCGGCGCGCGAAGCTCTACTACCTGCGCGAGCGCGTGGGCAAGGCGGCCCGCGTGAAGGCGAAGCAGCGCAGCACCGCGCCGCAGGCGTGA
- a CDS encoding YbjQ family protein, with protein sequence MIVATTPNVPGHTVVETFGLVRGSTVRGKHLGKDLIAFFRNLVGGEIPEYSKMLAESREQALDRMMEDAAKLGANAVISVRYSTSNITKGAAEILIYGTAVRIE encoded by the coding sequence TTGATCGTCGCGACCACACCCAATGTGCCCGGCCACACGGTCGTGGAAACCTTCGGCCTCGTGCGCGGAAGCACCGTCCGGGGAAAGCACCTGGGCAAGGACCTGATCGCCTTTTTTCGCAATCTGGTCGGCGGCGAGATCCCCGAATACTCCAAGATGCTCGCCGAGTCGCGCGAACAGGCCCTCGACCGCATGATGGAGGACGCCGCAAAGCTGGGCGCGAACGCCGTCATCTCGGTCCGCTACAGCACGTCCAACATCACCAAGGGTGCGGCGGAAATACTCATCTACGGAACCGCCGTCCGCATCGAATAG
- a CDS encoding sigma-70 family RNA polymerase sigma factor: MMEQSIHNEQELLAAAVHGDRKAFGQLVRLYQRRAYAAAYSLVGNRDDALELSQDAFVKAFKAMKRFDLSMPFYPWLHRIIRNTSLNYLKKKKRRGESSLDHMMESGFDAHDPGHSPADSATRGELLDRIKDAMEELSPEQQEILRLRHFMELSYGEIATALNIPQGTVMSRLHGARKKLRAVMEARNQEATAV; the protein is encoded by the coding sequence ATGATGGAGCAATCGATACATAACGAGCAGGAGCTGCTGGCAGCCGCCGTCCACGGAGACCGCAAGGCCTTCGGGCAGCTGGTGCGCCTGTACCAGCGCCGGGCCTACGCCGCCGCCTACAGCCTTGTGGGCAACCGGGACGACGCGCTTGAGTTGTCGCAGGACGCCTTCGTGAAGGCCTTCAAGGCCATGAAGCGCTTCGACCTGTCGATGCCCTTTTACCCGTGGTTGCACCGGATTATACGCAACACGAGCCTGAATTACCTCAAGAAAAAGAAGCGCCGGGGCGAATCCTCGCTCGACCACATGATGGAAAGCGGCTTCGACGCCCACGATCCCGGCCATTCTCCGGCCGACTCGGCGACGCGCGGGGAGCTCCTCGACCGTATCAAGGACGCCATGGAAGAATTGAGCCCCGAGCAGCAGGAGATTCTCCGCCTGCGCCATTTCATGGAGCTGTCCTACGGAGAGATCGCCACGGCCCTGAACATCCCCCAGGGTACCGTGATGTCGCGCCTGCACGGCGCGCGCAAGAAACTTCGGGCTGTCATGGAAGCCCGCAATCAGGAGGCCACCGCGGTTTGA
- a CDS encoding KH domain-containing protein codes for MKELIEFIARKMVDHPEDVQVRLIEGEEGQNYELQVNPEDMGRIIGRNGRTAKAIRTLVSSAAAKSNVYANLEIVE; via the coding sequence GTGAAAGAACTCATCGAATTCATCGCGAGAAAGATGGTGGACCACCCGGAGGATGTCCAGGTGCGCCTCATCGAAGGCGAAGAAGGCCAGAACTACGAGCTCCAGGTGAACCCGGAGGACATGGGCCGCATTATCGGCCGTAATGGCCGGACCGCCAAGGCTATCCGCACGCTGGTGAGCTCGGCGGCGGCCAAGTCCAACGTGTACGCCAATCTGGAGATCGTCGAGTAA
- the trmD gene encoding tRNA (guanosine(37)-N1)-methyltransferase TrmD has product MRIDILTLFPEMLAGPLQTSLLGKAVAEGLLDVALTNIRDFAADRHNTVDDSPYGGGAGMVMKCEPIYAAVESLRLKNSLERVILLSPRGAPLTQARVRELAREPDLVLLCARYEGVDERVSQDLVTEEISIGDYVLSGGELPALVLVEAISRMIPGVIGDWESVETDSFYQGILGPPQYTRPPVFRDMAVPPVLREGNHAAIRRWRRREALRATRDRRPDLLIELTAEDKELLAEIEHETPISEREKYHEPVGSDRPEADESRGGHPEV; this is encoded by the coding sequence ATGCGGATTGATATCCTTACGCTCTTCCCGGAGATGCTCGCGGGCCCGTTGCAGACGAGCCTTCTGGGCAAGGCGGTGGCGGAGGGTCTGCTGGACGTCGCGCTTACGAATATCCGCGACTTTGCGGCCGACCGTCACAACACGGTCGACGACAGCCCCTACGGGGGCGGCGCCGGCATGGTGATGAAGTGTGAGCCGATTTATGCGGCGGTGGAAAGTTTAAGGCTGAAGAATTCGCTGGAGCGCGTGATCCTGCTGTCGCCGCGCGGCGCGCCGCTGACCCAGGCGCGGGTGCGCGAACTGGCGCGGGAACCCGACCTGGTGCTGCTGTGCGCGCGCTACGAGGGCGTGGACGAGCGCGTTTCCCAGGACCTGGTGACCGAGGAAATCTCGATCGGCGACTATGTGCTCAGCGGCGGCGAGCTGCCGGCGCTGGTGCTGGTGGAGGCGATCAGCCGGATGATTCCGGGCGTGATCGGCGACTGGGAGTCGGTGGAGACGGATTCGTTTTACCAGGGCATTCTGGGCCCGCCGCAGTACACGCGGCCGCCGGTGTTTCGCGACATGGCGGTCCCCCCGGTGCTGCGGGAGGGCAATCATGCCGCGATACGCCGCTGGCGCAGGCGGGAAGCCCTCCGGGCGACCCGGGACCGGCGCCCGGATTTATTGATAGAGTTGACCGCTGAAGATAAAGAACTGCTCGCCGAAATCGAGCACGAGACTCCGATTTCGGAGAGGGAGAAATACCATGAGCCTGTTGGATCAGATCGGCCAGAAGCAGATGAAAGCCGCGGCGGACATCCCGAAGTTTAA
- a CDS encoding DMT family transporter: protein MKSPASAYIALAAATAGWAISPIFMRYIADAYDPWTQAFLRYGFATILLLAFSLIWFRDELLAAFLRPRATLGLALLNATMQTTWTFSLYHTTATTAQLITKTQVLMIIAMSYVLYHEERAVITSPRYIIGTLLGFLGVGGVLLKDPSASLIPAIDLAVWLLLFTSVCWSVYAVWGKHIVRDLHPIPMFTAVAVYTSAIFAFNMFAFGDPETVATAGPRMLGIAAFSSILPIAIAHAAYHYAQRHLGAAFCISVMLINPAVTNFLAVLLWADESMNAIQWAGAGVLTLGAWFVIQAQRRAGAAAREAIPPPGSRV from the coding sequence ATGAAGTCCCCCGCCTCGGCCTATATCGCCCTTGCCGCCGCGACAGCGGGCTGGGCCATATCCCCGATATTCATGCGGTATATCGCGGACGCCTACGATCCGTGGACCCAGGCCTTCCTGCGCTATGGATTTGCGACGATCCTGCTGCTCGCGTTCTCGCTGATCTGGTTTCGCGACGAGCTGCTGGCCGCGTTCCTCCGCCCGCGTGCGACACTGGGCCTCGCCCTGCTCAACGCGACGATGCAGACCACGTGGACCTTCTCGCTCTACCACACGACGGCGACCACGGCCCAGCTCATCACGAAGACGCAGGTGCTCATGATCATCGCCATGAGCTACGTGCTCTACCACGAGGAGCGCGCGGTCATCACAAGCCCGCGCTACATCATCGGGACCCTGCTCGGCTTTCTGGGGGTCGGCGGCGTGCTGCTGAAGGACCCGTCGGCGAGCCTCATTCCGGCGATCGACCTGGCCGTCTGGCTGCTCCTCTTCACCTCCGTCTGCTGGTCGGTGTACGCCGTCTGGGGCAAGCACATCGTGCGCGACCTGCACCCGATCCCGATGTTCACGGCTGTCGCGGTCTACACCTCGGCCATTTTCGCGTTCAACATGTTCGCGTTCGGCGACCCGGAGACGGTGGCTACGGCGGGCCCGCGCATGCTGGGCATTGCGGCGTTCTCCTCCATCCTGCCGATCGCTATCGCGCACGCGGCCTACCACTACGCGCAGCGGCATCTCGGCGCGGCGTTCTGCATCAGCGTGATGCTGATCAATCCCGCGGTGACCAATTTTCTGGCGGTGCTGCTCTGGGCGGATGAATCGATGAACGCGATCCAGTGGGCGGGCGCGGGCGTGCTCACGCTCGGCGCCTGGTTCGTCATTCAGGCGCAGCGGCGCGCCGGGGCCGCCGCCCGCGAAGCCATCCCCCCCCCGGGCAGCCGGGTGTAG
- a CDS encoding PRC-barrel domain-containing protein, translating to MAGAWIGIGRVRSVNPRAREVRVEVRAPYSGALGSPSWIGFARDPAPVLRCKVERVRGEGAVMVVVLGAGLPRDAVAGLRGAEALLAPDDIPVRSAGAWRIQDLLGMAVVAADGSVIGAVCEVYEGPANDAFAVARPDGTRCLLPAIGEVILGVDREARRIEVGDVTPFMVDA from the coding sequence ATGGCTGGCGCGTGGATAGGCATAGGCCGGGTCCGGTCGGTCAACCCCCGGGCGCGCGAAGTGCGCGTCGAGGTGCGCGCGCCCTACTCGGGCGCGCTGGGTTCGCCGTCGTGGATCGGCTTCGCGCGCGATCCCGCGCCGGTGTTGCGCTGCAAGGTGGAGCGCGTGCGCGGCGAGGGCGCGGTGATGGTGGTGGTGCTCGGCGCCGGTCTCCCGCGCGACGCGGTCGCCGGGTTGCGCGGCGCGGAGGCGCTGCTGGCGCCGGACGACATACCGGTGCGATCGGCGGGCGCCTGGCGGATCCAGGATCTGCTGGGCATGGCGGTGGTGGCGGCGGACGGGTCGGTAATCGGCGCCGTCTGCGAGGTGTATGAAGGGCCGGCGAACGACGCCTTTGCGGTGGCGCGGCCCGATGGAACACGTTGCCTGCTGCCCGCGATCGGCGAGGTGATTCTCGGCGTGGACCGCGAGGCCCGCCGGATAGAGGTTGGCGATGTGACGCCGTTTATGGTGGATGCCTGA
- the rpsP gene encoding 30S ribosomal protein S16: MATAIRLRRGGRTHKPYYRIVVIDSRNRDRGPEIDNLGVYHPCARPEPVAEVDVLKALDWLRKGAQPSDTAKSVLRKLGVLKHFADGTAPEESVAVVKGGVVEDKGFNAPPPPKPAKQEAPAAETEAPAEEASAEAEAAPAEEATE, from the coding sequence ATGGCAACAGCAATTCGACTGCGCCGGGGCGGCCGCACCCACAAACCGTACTACCGTATTGTGGTGATCGACTCCCGCAACCGGGATCGCGGCCCCGAGATCGACAACCTGGGGGTGTACCACCCCTGTGCGCGCCCGGAACCCGTCGCGGAAGTGGACGTCCTCAAGGCGCTGGACTGGCTCCGCAAGGGCGCCCAGCCCTCCGACACGGCGAAGAGCGTCCTGCGCAAGCTGGGCGTGCTCAAGCACTTCGCCGACGGCACGGCTCCCGAGGAGTCGGTTGCGGTCGTGAAGGGCGGCGTGGTCGAGGACAAGGGCTTCAACGCGCCGCCGCCGCCGAAGCCGGCGAAGCAGGAAGCCCCGGCCGCGGAAACGGAAGCGCCGGCGGAAGAGGCGTCCGCGGAAGCGGAAGCGGCTCCGGCCGAAGAAGCGACGGAATAA
- a CDS encoding zf-HC2 domain-containing protein, with product MKRCEEEYKVLISGYLDGELAPEEKRDLEDHLAGCPACQRELDAMRRLFWGTSAAFEGGDISEETWDRYLENVYNRLERRTGWALFIFGVCCLALYGFYAFIMEPWTSAAVKVLLAIPMAGLAVLFVSVLRQRLESIKTDRYTREIHR from the coding sequence ATGAAGCGGTGTGAAGAAGAATACAAAGTCCTGATTTCGGGTTACCTCGACGGTGAACTGGCCCCCGAGGAAAAGCGCGACCTCGAAGACCACCTGGCCGGCTGCCCGGCCTGCCAGCGGGAACTCGACGCCATGCGCCGGCTTTTCTGGGGCACCTCCGCCGCCTTTGAGGGGGGCGACATCTCCGAGGAAACCTGGGATCGGTACCTGGAGAATGTGTACAACCGCCTGGAGCGCAGAACCGGCTGGGCCCTGTTCATTTTCGGGGTGTGCTGCCTCGCCCTCTACGGGTTCTACGCATTCATCATGGAGCCCTGGACCTCGGCCGCGGTCAAGGTCCTCCTCGCCATCCCGATGGCGGGGCTCGCCGTGCTTTTCGTTTCCGTGCTTCGCCAGCGGCTCGAAAGCATCAAGACCGATCGCTACACGAGGGAGATTCACCGTTGA
- the ffh gene encoding signal recognition particle protein, whose amino-acid sequence MFESLSKRLETAFKNIRGQGRLTEANMKEALQEIRLALLEADVNYKVVKKFIEDVQEAAIGEKVLDSISPGQQIVKIVHDELVKIMGEKGVPLTLADKPPTIIMLVGLQGQGKTTTAGKLALQLKKRGRKPLLVGADVYRPAAIRQLEVVAEQSGAEFFSLGEHANPVDTCVMARGEAQMRGCDIIILDTAGRLHVDNEMMEEVRRIHAQVSPHEILFVANAMTGQDAVNSAKQFNDALPLTGVILTQMDGDARGGAAISLIEVTGCPIKFVGTGEKLDALDTFHPRRMADQILGMGDVVSLVEKAQEVVDKEEAVKFQKKIKKGTMDLEDYLAQMRQVRKMGSIGDIMQKIPGMSKVMGSDPGAMEGAEEEMKYIEAIILSMTPKERQRPKVINGSRRRRIALGSGTSIQEVNRLLKDFEKMKKMMKRIVGGGGRGGRSGRRGFR is encoded by the coding sequence ATGTTTGAGAGTCTTTCGAAGAGATTAGAGACCGCTTTCAAGAATATTCGCGGGCAGGGCCGCCTGACCGAAGCGAATATGAAGGAAGCGTTGCAAGAGATCCGCCTGGCGCTGCTTGAGGCCGACGTCAATTACAAGGTCGTCAAGAAGTTTATCGAGGATGTGCAGGAAGCGGCCATTGGCGAGAAAGTGCTCGACAGCATTTCTCCCGGGCAGCAGATCGTCAAGATTGTCCACGACGAGCTGGTCAAGATCATGGGCGAGAAGGGCGTGCCCCTGACGCTGGCCGACAAGCCGCCGACGATCATCATGCTGGTGGGCCTTCAGGGCCAGGGCAAGACGACGACGGCGGGCAAGCTGGCGCTCCAGCTGAAAAAGCGCGGGCGCAAGCCGCTGCTGGTGGGCGCGGACGTATACCGCCCGGCGGCCATCCGGCAGCTGGAGGTGGTGGCGGAGCAGTCCGGCGCGGAATTCTTCAGCCTGGGCGAGCACGCGAACCCGGTGGACACGTGCGTGATGGCGCGCGGCGAGGCGCAGATGCGCGGCTGCGACATCATCATTCTGGACACGGCGGGCCGCCTGCACGTGGACAACGAGATGATGGAGGAGGTGCGGCGGATCCACGCGCAGGTATCGCCCCACGAGATCCTGTTTGTTGCGAACGCGATGACGGGCCAGGACGCGGTTAATTCGGCGAAGCAGTTTAACGACGCGCTTCCGCTGACCGGCGTTATCCTGACCCAGATGGACGGCGACGCGCGCGGCGGCGCGGCGATCAGCCTGATCGAAGTGACCGGCTGCCCGATCAAGTTCGTGGGCACGGGCGAAAAGCTCGACGCGCTGGATACGTTTCATCCGCGGCGCATGGCGGACCAGATCCTCGGGATGGGGGACGTGGTGTCGCTGGTGGAGAAGGCGCAGGAGGTGGTGGACAAGGAAGAAGCGGTCAAGTTCCAGAAGAAAATCAAAAAAGGCACGATGGACCTCGAAGATTACCTGGCGCAGATGCGGCAGGTGCGTAAGATGGGATCCATCGGCGATATCATGCAGAAGATCCCCGGCATGAGCAAGGTGATGGGATCGGACCCGGGCGCGATGGAGGGCGCGGAGGAGGAGATGAAGTATATTGAGGCGATCATCCTTTCGATGACGCCGAAGGAGCGCCAGCGCCCGAAGGTCATCAACGGGAGCCGGCGGCGCCGGATCGCGCTGGGCAGCGGCACTTCGATCCAGGAAGTGAACCGGCTGCTGAAGGACTTCGAGAAAATGAAGAAGATGATGAAGCGGATCGTGGGCGGCGGCGGCCGGGGTGGCCGAAGCGGCCGGCGCGGCTTCCGCTGA
- a CDS encoding ribonuclease HII: MLEFEGEAAALGFVRVAGVDEAGRGPLAGPIVAAAVVLAAPVTGINDSKKLTYLQREAFYECLADGEHSIGTAIISAPEIDRLGIQRANYAAMAQAVRQLEPPPDFLLIDGYSVPGVAVPQRRIIKGDSRSQSIAAASVIAKVTRDRLMLAYDEAYPEYGFARHKGYGTREHLAAIAAHGPCPIHRLSFAPFRNPPETGALF, encoded by the coding sequence ATGCTAGAATTCGAGGGCGAGGCGGCGGCGCTGGGATTTGTTCGGGTGGCCGGGGTTGACGAGGCCGGCCGCGGGCCGCTCGCGGGGCCTATTGTCGCGGCGGCGGTGGTGCTGGCGGCGCCCGTGACTGGAATTAATGACTCGAAGAAGCTAACATACTTGCAGCGCGAGGCGTTTTATGAATGTCTCGCGGACGGTGAACACAGTATAGGGACGGCGATCATCTCCGCCCCGGAGATCGACCGGCTCGGCATCCAGCGGGCGAACTATGCGGCCATGGCGCAGGCCGTGCGGCAGCTTGAACCCCCACCGGATTTCCTGCTGATCGACGGCTATTCCGTGCCCGGCGTGGCGGTTCCGCAGCGCCGGATCATCAAAGGGGACAGCCGCTCCCAGTCCATAGCGGCCGCGAGCGTGATCGCGAAGGTGACGCGCGACCGGCTGATGCTGGCGTATGACGAGGCGTATCCGGAGTATGGGTTCGCCCGGCACAAGGGCTACGGCACCCGCGAGCACCTGGCGGCGATCGCGGCGCACGGGCCCTGCCCGATACACCGGCTGAGCTTTGCCCCGTTCCGGAATCCGCCGGAGACCGGAGCGCTGTTCTAA